A genome region from Dolichospermum compactum NIES-806 includes the following:
- the atpC gene encoding ATP synthase F1 subunit epsilon: protein MTLTVRVISPDKTVWDSEADEVILPSTTGQLGVLSGHAPMLTALDIGVMRVRANKSAGWQAIALLGGFAEVDQDEVTILVNSAERGDKINLEEARTAFNTAQSGLNQVSADDRKAQFQANQAFKRARARFQAAGGSV from the coding sequence ATGACATTAACTGTTCGTGTAATTTCCCCAGACAAAACTGTTTGGGATTCTGAAGCTGATGAAGTAATTTTACCTAGCACTACTGGTCAGTTAGGTGTTCTCAGTGGACACGCTCCCATGCTGACAGCCTTGGACATAGGTGTAATGCGTGTTCGGGCTAATAAAAGTGCTGGTTGGCAAGCGATCGCTCTTTTAGGTGGTTTTGCTGAAGTTGATCAAGATGAAGTCACAATTCTAGTCAATAGTGCTGAACGTGGCGACAAAATAAACCTTGAAGAAGCCCGCACTGCTTTTAATACAGCACAATCTGGCTTAAATCAAGTTAGCGCAGATGACCGGAAAGCACAATTCCAGGCAAATCAAGCCTTTAAACGCGCTCGCGCTCGTTTTCAAGCTGCTGGTGGTTCGGTTTAA
- a CDS encoding DUF29 domain-containing protein, which translates to MLTIDTNKTLYEQDFYLWIQTTLTLLRERKLEQLDIGNLIEEIDSIGRSEKKELKTRLVVLIEQLLKLQYLTEEKDYNARGWRNTVVEQRRQIAYTLADSPSLKGILNDVFIGCYTDARNDTINKYQLPATLFPEEPSFSLVEVLNADFMP; encoded by the coding sequence ATGCTGACCATTGATACTAATAAAACATTATATGAGCAAGATTTTTATCTGTGGATACAAACTACACTTACACTTTTGAGAGAAAGAAAATTAGAACAATTAGATATTGGGAATTTGATTGAAGAAATTGATAGTATAGGAAGGAGTGAAAAGAAAGAACTAAAAACTCGCCTAGTTGTCCTAATTGAACAGTTATTAAAACTACAATATTTGACAGAGGAAAAAGATTACAATGCTAGGGGCTGGCGTAATACTGTCGTTGAACAAAGACGACAAATAGCCTATACTCTAGCAGATAGTCCGAGTTTAAAAGGTATTTTAAATGATGTATTTATAGGTTGTTATACAGATGCTAGAAATGATACAATAAATAAATATCAACTTCCCGCAACTTTATTCCCGGAAGAGCCATCTTTTTCTTTAGTTGAGGTTCTCAATGCAGATTTTATGCCCTAA
- the atpD gene encoding F0F1 ATP synthase subunit beta, which produces MVTTAEKTNIGYITQVIGPVVDVKFPGGKLPQIYNALTITGTNEAGQNISLTVEVQQLLGDNQVRAVAMSTTDGLVRGLEVVDTGSPISVPVGKATLGRIFNVLGEPVDNQGPVNAEASLPIHRDAPKFTDLETKPSVFETGIKVVDLLTPYKRGGKIGLFGGAGVGKTVIMMELINNIATQHGGVSVFAGVGERTREGNDLYNEMMESGVINKDNLNESKIALVYGQMNEPPGARMRVGLSGLTMAEYFRDVNKQDVLLFVDNIFRFVQAGSEVSALLGRMPSAVGYQPTLGTDVGALQERITSTTEGSITSIQAVYVPADDLTDPAPATTFAHLDGTTVLSRGLASKGIYPAVDPLGSTSTMLQPNIVGDEHYNTARAVQSTLQRYKELQDIIAILGLDELSEEDRLIVARARKVERFLSQPFFVAEVFTGSPGKYVKLEDTIKGFQQILSGELDALPEQAFYLVGDITEAKAKAEKLKG; this is translated from the coding sequence ATGGTCACCACCGCAGAAAAAACAAACATTGGTTACATTACCCAAGTAATTGGTCCGGTTGTAGACGTTAAATTCCCCGGCGGTAAATTACCCCAAATCTACAACGCTTTAACCATCACAGGTACAAATGAAGCTGGACAAAACATCAGCTTGACCGTTGAAGTACAGCAATTGCTAGGCGACAACCAAGTTCGCGCAGTTGCTATGAGTACCACCGACGGTTTAGTTCGTGGTTTAGAAGTAGTTGATACTGGATCTCCTATCAGCGTCCCCGTTGGTAAAGCCACATTAGGACGGATTTTCAACGTTTTAGGCGAACCTGTAGACAACCAAGGTCCCGTAAACGCGGAAGCATCTCTACCTATTCACCGTGATGCTCCTAAATTCACAGATTTAGAAACCAAACCTTCTGTGTTTGAAACAGGGATTAAAGTTGTTGACTTGCTAACTCCCTACAAACGCGGTGGTAAAATCGGTCTGTTCGGCGGTGCTGGTGTTGGTAAAACCGTGATCATGATGGAATTGATAAACAACATTGCTACCCAACACGGTGGTGTATCTGTATTTGCGGGTGTGGGTGAACGCACACGCGAAGGAAATGACCTTTACAACGAAATGATGGAATCTGGAGTTATCAACAAAGATAACCTCAACGAATCCAAAATTGCTCTAGTTTATGGTCAAATGAACGAGCCACCCGGAGCTAGAATGCGGGTTGGTTTGTCTGGTTTGACAATGGCTGAGTATTTCCGTGATGTCAACAAGCAAGACGTATTACTATTTGTTGATAACATTTTCCGGTTTGTACAAGCTGGTTCTGAAGTGTCCGCGCTCTTGGGTCGGATGCCTTCTGCAGTAGGATATCAGCCTACTTTGGGTACTGACGTGGGTGCTTTACAAGAACGGATTACCTCCACCACCGAAGGTTCTATTACTTCTATTCAAGCTGTATATGTACCTGCCGATGACTTGACTGACCCCGCACCTGCAACCACATTTGCTCACTTAGACGGTACAACAGTATTGTCTCGTGGTTTGGCTTCTAAAGGTATCTATCCTGCGGTTGATCCTTTGGGTTCTACTTCCACCATGTTGCAACCCAACATCGTTGGTGATGAACACTACAACACTGCACGGGCTGTACAATCCACCCTGCAACGTTATAAAGAACTCCAAGACATCATCGCCATTTTAGGTTTAGATGAATTGTCTGAAGAAGATCGTTTAATTGTGGCAAGGGCGCGGAAAGTTGAACGGTTCTTGTCTCAACCTTTCTTCGTAGCTGAAGTATTTACTGGTTCTCCTGGTAAGTATGTGAAGTTGGAAGACACCATTAAAGGATTCCAACAAATTCTTTCTGGTGAGTTGGATGCTTTACCTGAGCAAGCTTTCTACTTAGTAGGCGATATCACCGAAGCTAAGGCTAAAGCTGAAAAGCTCAAGGGTTAG
- a CDS encoding TIGR03643 family protein has protein sequence MKLPDLDPESIDRIIEMAWEDRTPFDVIEKQFGLLEKQVIALMRREMKLSSFQMWRERVTKRKTKHLEKREFIAGRFKSQNQKT, from the coding sequence ATGAAACTACCTGACTTAGATCCTGAAAGTATAGATCGGATTATCGAAATGGCTTGGGAAGATCGGACACCATTTGATGTTATAGAAAAACAATTTGGACTTTTGGAAAAACAGGTAATTGCTCTGATGAGAAGGGAAATGAAATTATCTAGTTTTCAAATGTGGAGAGAAAGAGTTACCAAACGTAAAACCAAACATTTAGAAAAGAGAGAATTTATTGCCGGTAGATTTAAATCCCAAAATCAAAAAACTTAA
- a CDS encoding SirB1 family protein: protein MNFSSARQYFYQEIQQPDEDINLARAALYIAQEEYPEIDTEEYLNAIDTMSMELEERLPSFRYPLRVIQSINQYLYEELGFDGNKLDYYDPRNSFLNDVIERKTGIPITLALVYMEVAKRIDFPMVGVGMPGHFLIRPDVEDIGIFVDAFNGGEVMFAQDCQERLSQIYQQEVTLKPEFLAVVSNRQFLTRMLTNLKYIYLQKQDLERSLRTVERILLLFPEASFELRDRGLLYYQLGQFSQAAEDLQIYLIKVPDARDGDVIRQLLAKLN, encoded by the coding sequence ATGAACTTCTCGTCAGCACGACAGTATTTTTACCAAGAGATTCAACAACCTGACGAGGATATCAATCTCGCAAGGGCAGCTTTATATATCGCCCAGGAAGAATATCCAGAGATTGATACTGAAGAATATTTAAATGCTATTGATACAATGTCAATGGAGTTAGAGGAACGTTTGCCTTCTTTTCGCTATCCTCTACGGGTTATTCAAAGTATTAATCAATATTTATACGAAGAATTGGGCTTTGATGGTAATAAGCTTGATTATTATGACCCCCGCAATAGTTTTTTAAATGATGTCATTGAACGGAAAACGGGTATTCCGATTACTTTGGCACTGGTTTATATGGAGGTAGCCAAACGGATTGATTTTCCGATGGTTGGGGTAGGAATGCCGGGACATTTTTTGATTCGTCCAGACGTGGAAGATATAGGGATTTTTGTGGATGCTTTTAATGGTGGTGAGGTGATGTTTGCCCAAGACTGTCAAGAAAGACTTTCACAAATTTATCAGCAAGAAGTGACACTCAAACCTGAATTTTTAGCGGTTGTGAGTAATCGGCAATTTTTAACACGAATGTTGACTAATTTAAAATATATTTATCTTCAAAAGCAGGATTTAGAAAGGAGTTTAAGAACTGTAGAACGGATTTTATTGTTGTTTCCAGAAGCAAGTTTTGAATTAAGAGATCGGGGATTACTGTATTATCAATTGGGGCAGTTTTCTCAAGCTGCGGAAGACTTACAGATTTATTTAATCAAAGTTCCTGATGCTAGAGATGGAGATGTAATTCGTCAATTACTTGCTAAGTTGAATTAG
- a CDS encoding GTP-binding protein — protein MNTIPESIPNWEEELDNAIFTFDDIQAELNYKQAKNALRNLVKNLDLSPVEKSGLEAEIHDLETMLDKLESMVVQIAAFGMVGRGKSSLLNALVGQEVFVTGPLHGVTRDAQTVNWSITEAALGTLKATLPSNGQSQVELIDTPGLDEVDGETRAALAEQIARQVDLILFVISGDMTKIEQIALSQLREVGKPIILVFNKVDQYPETDRITIYEKIRDDRVRELLSPAEIVMSAASPLVRIAVQNPDGTRGIKLQKGQSQVDELKLKILEILHHEGKALVALNTMLYADDVNQQLVQRKLIIREENANQLIWKAVITKALAIALNPVTVVDILSAVIIDISLILGLSKLYGIPMTETGAVKLLQKIALSMGGIGASELLANLGLSSLKTLLGISATATAGMTIGPYLSIAITQAGVAGVSSYSIGQVTKAYLANGATWGPDGPKAVVSQILSTLNETSILNRIKDELLIKVRLRKKI, from the coding sequence ATGAACACTATACCCGAATCCATCCCCAATTGGGAAGAAGAATTGGATAATGCCATTTTTACCTTTGACGATATCCAAGCCGAACTTAACTACAAACAAGCCAAAAACGCACTCCGAAACTTAGTTAAAAATCTTGATCTTTCCCCTGTGGAAAAATCAGGGTTAGAAGCAGAAATTCATGATTTAGAAACCATGCTAGATAAACTAGAAAGCATGGTAGTCCAAATTGCTGCTTTTGGGATGGTAGGACGGGGTAAATCTTCCCTTCTCAATGCTTTAGTCGGTCAAGAAGTCTTTGTTACAGGTCCCCTACATGGTGTTACTCGTGATGCACAAACAGTAAATTGGAGTATTACTGAAGCAGCTTTAGGGACTTTAAAAGCCACATTACCCAGCAATGGTCAATCCCAAGTTGAATTAATTGATACTCCTGGATTAGATGAAGTAGACGGTGAAACTCGCGCAGCTTTAGCTGAACAAATTGCCAGGCAAGTAGATTTAATTTTATTTGTAATTTCGGGAGATATGACGAAGATTGAACAAATAGCATTATCGCAATTACGAGAAGTAGGTAAACCGATTATTTTAGTCTTTAATAAAGTTGATCAATATCCCGAAACTGACAGAATTACAATTTATGAAAAAATTCGAGATGATAGAGTGCGGGAATTACTTTCACCAGCAGAAATCGTTATGTCCGCAGCTTCACCATTAGTCAGAATTGCGGTACAAAATCCTGATGGGACTAGAGGTATAAAACTCCAAAAAGGACAATCACAAGTTGACGAATTAAAATTGAAAATATTGGAAATTCTGCACCATGAAGGTAAGGCATTAGTAGCTTTAAATACTATGCTTTATGCTGATGATGTTAATCAGCAATTGGTACAACGTAAACTAATAATTAGAGAAGAAAATGCTAATCAGTTAATTTGGAAAGCAGTCATTACTAAAGCATTAGCGATCGCACTCAATCCTGTTACAGTAGTGGATATACTCAGCGCCGTAATTATAGATATCTCCTTAATTTTAGGCTTATCCAAGCTTTACGGTATCCCCATGACCGAAACCGGTGCAGTCAAATTACTCCAAAAAATCGCCCTGAGTATGGGTGGTATCGGTGCTAGTGAACTATTAGCAAATTTGGGTTTAAGTAGTTTAAAAACCCTACTGGGTATCTCTGCAACAGCAACCGCCGGCATGACAATTGGACCCTATTTATCCATAGCTATAACCCAAGCAGGTGTAGCTGGAGTATCTTCATACAGTATCGGTCAAGTTACCAAAGCCTATTTAGCCAATGGTGCAACTTGGGGACCAGATGGACCAAAAGCAGTAGTTAGTCAAATTCTATCAACTTTAAATGAAACTTCAATTTTGAACCGAATTAAAGATGAATTGCTGATTAAAGTTAGACTCAGAAAAAAAATATGA
- a CDS encoding cryptochrome/photolyase family protein: MIGIWILGDQLSLQQSALKSCNHQINTPVIFIESLQHIQIRPYHRQKLVLIWSAMRHFAAELAQLKYAVTYKIATDFQTSLQAWIQVNQITELRVMTPNDKPFIQIIQNLQLPCLITLIPNNQFLWSTEKFTAWAKSRKRLLMEDFYREGRRSFQILMEDKQPIGGQWNLDKENRQPPKGKLHPPPAQWFTPDAITLDVIDKVNSLSHLTYGEIEPFDWGVNRQQALQVLDWFIQHRLSDFGTYQDVMITGEQTMWHALISPYLNIGLLQPLEVIQAAEAAYKQHQLRLNSVEGFIRQVLGWREYMYGIYHFVDTEYAEKNWFGHTQSLPEFFWTGETNMNCLHQTITQIKSTGYAHHIQRLMVLSNFALIAGISPQAVENWFHAVFIDAYDWVMQTNVIGMGLFADGGVLASKPYAASANYINKMSDYCKSCVYNHKERIGENGCPFNFFYWDFLNRHREKLQTQGRMSLILKHLDKMSSEELHSIHQQAENWWSLRQN, encoded by the coding sequence ATGATTGGAATTTGGATATTAGGCGATCAACTTTCCCTACAACAATCAGCCTTAAAAAGCTGTAATCATCAAATAAATACACCTGTAATTTTCATCGAATCATTACAGCATATCCAAATCAGACCATATCATCGCCAAAAATTAGTGTTAATTTGGTCAGCAATGCGCCATTTTGCAGCAGAATTAGCACAACTGAAATATGCAGTCACATACAAAATAGCCACAGATTTTCAAACATCACTCCAAGCATGGATTCAAGTTAATCAAATTACCGAATTGCGGGTAATGACACCCAATGATAAACCATTCATCCAAATAATTCAAAATTTACAATTACCTTGTCTAATCACCTTAATTCCTAATAATCAATTTTTATGGAGTACAGAAAAATTTACTGCTTGGGCGAAAAGTCGCAAACGCCTATTAATGGAAGATTTTTATCGAGAAGGAAGACGAAGTTTTCAAATTTTAATGGAGGACAAACAACCAATTGGAGGACAGTGGAATTTAGATAAAGAAAATCGTCAACCACCTAAAGGTAAATTACATCCACCCCCAGCCCAATGGTTTACACCAGACGCAATTACTCTCGATGTTATAGACAAAGTTAACTCTCTTTCTCATTTAACTTATGGAGAAATAGAACCCTTTGATTGGGGAGTAAATCGTCAACAAGCACTTCAAGTATTAGACTGGTTTATTCAACATCGTTTATCAGATTTCGGTACTTACCAAGATGTGATGATTACCGGAGAACAGACAATGTGGCACGCATTAATTTCTCCTTATTTGAATATTGGCTTACTCCAACCATTGGAAGTAATTCAAGCCGCTGAAGCAGCATATAAACAACACCAACTACGTTTAAATAGTGTGGAAGGTTTTATTCGTCAAGTATTGGGTTGGCGAGAATATATGTATGGCATCTATCATTTTGTAGATACAGAATATGCCGAAAAGAATTGGTTTGGTCACACCCAATCATTACCCGAATTTTTCTGGACAGGTGAAACAAACATGAATTGTTTACACCAAACTATCACCCAGATCAAAAGTACAGGTTACGCTCATCATATCCAGCGGTTAATGGTATTGAGTAACTTTGCTTTAATTGCAGGAATTTCACCCCAAGCTGTAGAAAATTGGTTTCATGCAGTATTTATTGATGCTTATGATTGGGTGATGCAAACTAATGTTATTGGTATGGGTTTATTCGCAGACGGAGGAGTATTAGCATCTAAACCCTATGCTGCTTCTGCTAACTATATAAATAAGATGAGTGACTATTGTAAAAGCTGTGTTTATAATCACAAAGAACGGATAGGTGAAAATGGCTGTCCATTCAATTTTTTCTATTGGGATTTTCTGAATAGACACAGAGAAAAACTGCAAACTCAAGGACGAATGAGCTTAATTTTAAAACATCTAGATAAAATGTCTTCAGAAGAATTGCACTCTATCCATCAACAAGCTGAAAACTGGTGGAGTCTTCGTCAGAATTAA
- a CDS encoding AAA family ATPase yields MKLLQVQVPDFRVLKDVDIKFDRKFVPNIFPLGSLNGGGKSTLLQLVFVLLHCCTNPERKIFIKNLLHGFTLNDDSSDRVLAIIKIWDGEKEVEIKFLACHNTYIENILKQDHKYKNNEDWKLSNFEKLENITKNIYKTEQDIEQLEKAINKLEIHEKLENDDIKHRRFQQVMRELFYNNIISSRIRRLPVADFKEEVEEMLDSYQLNLDELSQEKEKIDIVLQKISTYLHEKNIIYICNYSSGINTEENEFVLCQIGDNLDINKAEAWLDEISNKVFLAAPISQVFLFTHHEYRRRFFEQNGDKNYDSELKMSKLKLPGFFTYDFAQPMITVFTNAINEDYRDAIKTEGEYGKRYKALLDDLNSFLVYKKVNISTDLSTIIFQLDTNDENIKLYPEDLSHGELKRLSIYLWIKYNKIEDAIVLMDEIEIGFHPDWQYEIIRDLEEWSPSNQYILATHSYQLCRALTPAHVRELKPKLIKSDNNIPL; encoded by the coding sequence ATGAAGTTACTACAAGTTCAAGTACCCGATTTCCGCGTTTTGAAAGATGTTGATATTAAGTTTGATAGAAAGTTTGTCCCTAATATCTTTCCTTTAGGAAGCCTCAATGGAGGTGGTAAAAGTACACTTTTACAATTAGTTTTTGTGTTATTACATTGCTGCACAAATCCAGAAAGAAAAATTTTTATAAAGAATTTACTACATGGCTTTACACTTAATGATGACTCTAGTGATAGAGTATTAGCTATCATCAAAATTTGGGATGGTGAAAAAGAAGTTGAAATTAAATTTCTAGCTTGTCATAACACTTATATCGAAAATATATTAAAACAAGATCATAAATACAAAAACAATGAAGACTGGAAATTATCTAATTTTGAAAAACTAGAAAATATCACTAAGAATATTTATAAAACAGAACAAGATATTGAACAACTAGAAAAAGCAATTAATAAATTAGAAATTCATGAAAAGCTAGAAAATGATGATATTAAGCACAGACGATTCCAACAAGTAATGCGTGAATTATTCTATAATAATATAATATCCTCTAGAATAAGAAGATTGCCAGTTGCAGATTTTAAAGAAGAAGTTGAAGAAATGCTTGATTCATATCAACTAAATCTTGATGAACTTTCGCAGGAAAAAGAAAAAATAGATATTGTATTGCAAAAAATATCCACATACTTGCATGAAAAAAACATTATATATATATGTAATTATTCTTCAGGAATTAATACTGAAGAAAATGAATTTGTATTATGCCAAATTGGTGATAATTTAGATATCAATAAAGCAGAAGCCTGGTTAGATGAAATATCAAATAAAGTATTCTTAGCTGCTCCTATTAGTCAAGTTTTTCTATTTACTCATCACGAATACAGAAGACGATTCTTTGAACAAAATGGTGATAAAAATTATGATTCAGAATTAAAAATGTCTAAATTGAAACTACCAGGATTTTTTACTTATGATTTTGCTCAACCGATGATTACAGTATTCACAAATGCTATAAATGAAGATTACAGAGATGCTATAAAAACTGAAGGTGAGTATGGTAAGCGATATAAAGCATTATTAGATGATTTGAATTCATTCTTGGTTTATAAAAAAGTAAATATTTCTACAGATTTATCCACAATCATCTTCCAGTTAGACACAAATGATGAAAATATTAAACTTTATCCTGAAGATTTAAGTCATGGTGAATTAAAAAGATTGAGCATTTACTTATGGATAAAGTATAATAAAATCGAAGATGCTATTGTTCTCATGGATGAAATTGAAATAGGATTTCATCCAGATTGGCAATATGAAATAATTAGAGATTTAGAAGAATGGTCTCCTAGTAATCAATATATTTTAGCAACTCATTCTTATCAATTATGTCGAGCGCTTACACCGGCTCATGTCAGGGAACTAAAACCAAAGCTTATCAAATCAGATAATAATATTCCACTATGA